A genomic segment from uncultured Alistipes sp. encodes:
- the guaA gene encoding glutamine-hydrolyzing GMP synthase produces MEKILILDFGSQYTQLIARRVRELNVYCEIHPFNKIPALDESVRGVILSGSPYSVRDAQAPTPDLSQIKGRLPLLGVCYGAQFLASAFGGEVQPAPSREYGRAMLTVGDPADALMAGLPSPTQVWMSHGDTITRVPDTYRIVASTEEVCVAAFHIEGERTWGIQFHPEVYHSTDGKELLKNFVVGICGCRQSWTSESFVESTVRELREKLGSDKVVLGLSGGVDSSVAAVLLHRAIGRNLYCIFVDSGLLRKNEFEEVLASYKDMGLNVKGVKAGPKFLGDLAGVTDPEKKRKIIGRDFVEVFNEEAMQIKDVRWLAQGTIYPDVIESCSVNGPSATIKSHHNVGGLPEKMNLRIVEPLRLLFKDEVRRVGRSLGISEQLIGRHPFPGPGLAIRILGDITPEKVEILQNVDKIYIDSLRAAGLYDQVWQAGAILLPVQSVGVMGDERTYERCVALRAVTSTDGMTADWVHLPYEFLANVSNDIINKVKGVNRVVYDISSKPPATIEWE; encoded by the coding sequence ATGGAAAAGATACTGATTCTCGATTTCGGGTCGCAGTACACGCAGCTCATAGCGCGTCGCGTGCGCGAGCTGAACGTCTATTGCGAGATTCACCCCTTCAACAAGATCCCGGCTTTGGACGAGTCGGTGCGGGGTGTGATTCTCTCGGGCAGCCCCTATTCGGTGCGGGACGCCCAGGCCCCGACGCCCGATCTCTCGCAGATCAAGGGGCGCCTTCCGCTGCTGGGCGTCTGCTACGGCGCGCAGTTCCTGGCCTCGGCTTTTGGCGGCGAGGTGCAGCCGGCCCCGAGCCGCGAGTACGGCCGGGCGATGCTCACGGTGGGCGATCCGGCGGATGCCCTGATGGCAGGGCTTCCCTCGCCGACACAGGTCTGGATGTCGCATGGCGATACGATCACGCGCGTTCCCGATACCTATCGGATCGTGGCCAGCACGGAGGAGGTGTGCGTAGCGGCATTCCACATCGAGGGCGAGCGGACATGGGGCATCCAGTTCCACCCCGAAGTCTACCACTCGACCGACGGCAAAGAGCTCCTGAAGAACTTCGTCGTGGGAATTTGCGGCTGCCGGCAGTCGTGGACCTCGGAGAGCTTCGTGGAGTCGACGGTGCGCGAGCTGCGCGAGAAACTGGGCAGCGACAAGGTGGTATTGGGCCTGTCGGGCGGCGTCGATTCGTCGGTGGCGGCGGTGCTGCTGCACCGGGCCATCGGGCGGAACCTCTACTGCATCTTCGTGGATTCGGGACTTCTGCGCAAGAACGAGTTCGAGGAGGTGCTGGCCTCCTATAAGGATATGGGCCTCAATGTTAAGGGGGTGAAGGCCGGACCGAAGTTCCTGGGCGACCTGGCGGGTGTCACGGATCCCGAGAAGAAACGCAAGATCATCGGCCGCGACTTCGTGGAGGTCTTCAACGAGGAGGCGATGCAGATCAAGGATGTGCGCTGGCTGGCCCAGGGGACGATCTATCCCGACGTGATCGAGTCGTGCTCGGTGAACGGGCCTTCGGCGACGATCAAGTCGCACCACAATGTGGGGGGGCTGCCGGAGAAGATGAACCTGCGGATCGTGGAGCCGCTGCGGCTTCTGTTCAAGGACGAGGTGCGGCGTGTGGGTCGCTCGCTGGGAATCTCCGAGCAACTGATCGGCCGCCATCCCTTCCCGGGTCCGGGCCTTGCGATCCGCATCCTGGGCGACATCACGCCGGAGAAGGTTGAAATCCTCCAGAACGTCGACAAAATCTATATCGACTCGCTGCGGGCCGCGGGCCTGTACGACCAGGTTTGGCAGGCGGGGGCGATTCTGCTCCCGGTGCAGAGCGTCGGGGTGATGGGCGACGAACGGACCTACGAGCGTTGCGTTGCGCTGCGTGCGGTGACCTCGACGGACGGCATGACGGCCGACTGGGTGCACCTTCCCTACGAGTTCCTTGCCAACGTGTCGAACGACATTATCAACAAGGTGAAGGGGGTAAACCGGGTAGTCTACGACATCTCCTCGAAACCGCCCGCCACGATCGAGTGGGAATAA
- a CDS encoding exonuclease domain-containing protein codes for MKDFAAIDFETANGQRSSVCSVGVVVVRGGEVCDTFYSLIRPRPNYYSRFTTAIHGLTYEDTAAAPDFSEVWREVAPRIEGLPLVAHNSPFDEGCLRAVFALYGMPYPGYTFYCTCRASRRVFGRRLPNHQLHTVSAACGFDLEHHHHALADAEACARIALKIL; via the coding sequence ATGAAGGATTTTGCAGCCATAGATTTCGAAACGGCCAACGGCCAACGTTCGAGCGTTTGTTCGGTGGGTGTTGTTGTGGTGCGCGGCGGTGAGGTGTGCGATACGTTTTACAGCCTGATCCGGCCGCGCCCGAACTATTACAGCCGTTTCACGACGGCCATCCACGGTTTGACCTATGAGGATACGGCCGCGGCTCCGGATTTTTCGGAGGTGTGGCGCGAGGTGGCGCCGCGCATCGAGGGGCTTCCGCTTGTTGCGCATAATTCGCCCTTCGACGAAGGGTGCCTGCGTGCGGTGTTTGCGCTCTACGGGATGCCTTATCCCGGCTATACGTTCTATTGTACGTGTCGGGCCTCGCGTCGGGTTTTCGGGCGGCGGCTTCCCAACCACCAGCTGCATACCGTTTCGGCGGCCTGCGGCTTCGACCTCGAACACCACCACCATGCGCTGGCCGATGCCGAGGCCTGCGCGCGTATTGCGCTTAAAATCCTATAG
- a CDS encoding porin, with protein sequence MKKNALLLLASFGIGCCLNNSALAQQTGKHADKNPATPIIEADSTGELLAQLRNMPNIEVGKGITFRPKNNWFELTLRFRMQNLLALSFDDRFSHTKTDARVKRLRLRFDGYVYTPKLVYSIQLGFTGHDAEPLPNGNMNIVRDAIVYYVPSPKWNIGFGQTKIKANRARINSSSALQFVDRSIVNSEFNLDRDFGFFGEYNLDRTEGFDLAFKGSVTLGEGRNWGSADNGGLAYTGRLELYPLGHFSAKGDVIEGDFAGEKRPKILLAGAYAYNHKASRLSGQRGNVMPDNSTRNIGSYFVDFILKYRGFAFYTDFMGRTCADPRFGAGNSDFVYTGCGLNVQTSYLFDKKWEIALRNSTLFPEREIHPLTGYKRRNQSTLGITRYIIGHSLKVQADFSYHFYDRVAHAAGKLPGDGWEFRFQVELGL encoded by the coding sequence ATGAAAAAAAACGCTCTCCTGCTGCTCGCATCCTTCGGAATCGGATGCTGCCTGAACAACTCCGCTTTGGCACAACAAACCGGGAAACACGCGGATAAAAACCCCGCAACACCGATTATCGAGGCCGATTCCACCGGAGAACTCCTCGCCCAACTCCGCAACATGCCCAATATCGAGGTCGGAAAAGGTATCACATTCCGCCCAAAAAACAACTGGTTCGAACTCACGCTCCGGTTCCGGATGCAGAACCTTCTGGCCCTTTCCTTCGACGACAGGTTCTCTCACACCAAAACCGACGCCCGGGTCAAACGGCTCCGGCTGCGGTTCGACGGCTATGTCTACACCCCGAAACTCGTCTACTCCATTCAGCTGGGATTCACAGGACACGACGCCGAGCCCCTTCCAAACGGCAACATGAACATCGTCCGCGATGCCATCGTCTACTACGTCCCAAGCCCCAAATGGAACATCGGATTCGGACAGACCAAGATCAAGGCAAACCGCGCCCGGATCAACTCGTCGAGCGCCCTGCAGTTCGTCGACCGAAGCATCGTCAACAGCGAATTCAACCTCGACCGCGACTTCGGATTCTTCGGCGAGTACAACCTCGACCGCACCGAAGGATTCGACCTCGCATTCAAGGGCTCCGTAACCCTCGGTGAAGGCCGCAACTGGGGATCGGCAGACAACGGAGGGCTCGCATACACCGGACGCCTGGAACTCTATCCCCTGGGGCACTTCTCGGCAAAGGGCGATGTGATCGAGGGTGATTTTGCCGGCGAAAAACGGCCCAAAATCCTCCTGGCCGGAGCCTACGCCTACAACCACAAAGCTTCACGACTCAGCGGTCAGCGCGGAAACGTCATGCCCGACAACTCCACCCGGAATATCGGTTCCTACTTCGTGGACTTCATCCTCAAATACCGCGGATTCGCATTCTACACCGACTTCATGGGACGCACCTGCGCCGACCCCCGCTTCGGGGCCGGAAACTCCGACTTCGTATACACCGGATGCGGGCTCAATGTCCAGACCAGCTATCTCTTCGACAAGAAATGGGAAATCGCCCTGCGCAACTCCACACTCTTTCCCGAGCGCGAAATCCACCCGCTGACCGGTTACAAACGGCGCAATCAATCCACGCTGGGCATTACACGCTACATCATCGGGCATTCGCTCAAGGTCCAGGCCGACTTTTCCTACCATTTCTACGATCGGGTGGCCCACGCCGCAGGCAAACTCCCCGGCGACGGATGGGAATTCAGATTCCAGGTGGAGTTGGGACTATAG
- a CDS encoding HAD-IIA family hydrolase, with the protein MERFCRYRSIWEREELLRHLSRIRHVALDMDGTIYMGSELFPWTRSFLAGLRKAGIGYSFLTNNPSKSIADYLSKLADLGIQATREEMYTTTLATIDYLRSRYPEARRLFLLGTPSMISEFEAAGYVSTADSADDVPDAVVVAFDMTLTYSRLCRAAWWVRQGLPYLATNPDRVCPTNLPTVLVDCGSICSAIEHATGRRPDITLGKPDPNMLSGILRRHGLRAEEIAMAGDRIYTDIEMAHNAGALGVLVLSGETTLDVADRAPRQPELIAEHIGILGELLQEAREHPIRHDIIP; encoded by the coding sequence ATGGAGCGTTTTTGTCGTTACCGCTCGATTTGGGAGCGTGAAGAGCTGCTGCGGCACCTGTCGCGGATCCGCCATGTCGCCCTCGACATGGACGGCACAATCTACATGGGTTCGGAGCTGTTTCCCTGGACCCGTTCTTTCCTGGCCGGGCTCCGGAAGGCGGGGATCGGCTACTCCTTCCTGACGAACAACCCATCGAAATCGATTGCCGACTACCTGTCGAAACTCGCCGATCTGGGGATTCAGGCCACACGCGAGGAGATGTATACCACGACGCTGGCGACGATCGACTACCTGCGGAGCCGCTATCCGGAGGCCCGGCGGCTGTTTCTGCTCGGAACGCCCTCGATGATTTCGGAATTCGAGGCGGCGGGGTACGTCTCGACGGCAGATTCGGCCGACGATGTTCCGGATGCCGTGGTCGTGGCTTTCGACATGACACTCACATACAGCCGTCTGTGCCGGGCCGCCTGGTGGGTCCGGCAGGGGCTTCCCTACCTGGCGACCAATCCCGACCGGGTTTGCCCGACGAATCTGCCGACGGTGCTGGTGGATTGCGGCTCGATCTGCTCCGCGATCGAACACGCCACGGGGCGCAGGCCCGACATTACGTTGGGAAAGCCCGATCCGAACATGCTTTCGGGGATTCTCCGGCGCCACGGGCTGCGTGCCGAAGAGATTGCGATGGCGGGCGACCGCATCTATACCGACATCGAGATGGCGCACAATGCGGGGGCGCTGGGGGTGTTGGTGTTGTCGGGAGAGACGACGCTCGACGTGGCCGACCGGGCTCCGCGGCAGCCGGAACTGATAGCCGAACACATCGGCATCCTGGGCGAACTGCTGCAGGAGGCTCGGGAACATCCCATTCGACACGACATTATCCCTTGA
- a CDS encoding glycerophosphodiester phosphodiesterase family protein yields the protein MNKQLLSLLGAIALLGVSCSETPVSADAPHYISIEKRADLHAWFRYSPTRPIVISGHRGGMISGYPENCIESFEKTLTMMPSFFEIDPRLTRDSVIVLMHDATIDRTTNGSGRVADYTLAELQQFRLKDRDGNLTEFRIPTLEEAIRWSQGKTILNLDIKDVPLEFMSEFINRLAPANVMYTVRNARQARLLLDRDPDAMFSAWCKNLSEYRAYQEAEIPASQMMAYVGTMMLADQQPLYDSLHRQGVMCMISVAPTHDRRAAEAQKRGGYELELGSGCDVIETDYPYLFLGLNTERR from the coding sequence ATGAACAAACAACTGCTTTCCCTGCTCGGAGCCATCGCTTTGCTGGGTGTCTCCTGCTCGGAGACTCCCGTATCAGCCGACGCGCCTCATTACATCAGCATCGAAAAACGTGCCGATCTCCACGCCTGGTTCCGCTATTCGCCGACCCGCCCGATCGTGATCAGCGGGCACCGCGGCGGCATGATCTCGGGCTATCCCGAAAACTGCATCGAATCCTTCGAGAAGACCCTGACGATGATGCCGTCGTTCTTCGAGATCGACCCGCGCCTGACCCGCGACAGCGTGATTGTCCTGATGCACGACGCCACGATCGACCGCACGACCAACGGCTCCGGACGGGTCGCGGACTACACCCTGGCCGAGCTGCAGCAGTTCCGCCTCAAGGACCGCGACGGAAACCTGACCGAGTTCCGGATCCCGACCCTCGAAGAGGCCATTCGCTGGAGCCAGGGCAAGACGATCCTCAACCTCGACATCAAGGATGTCCCGCTGGAGTTCATGTCCGAATTCATCAACCGCCTGGCCCCGGCCAATGTCATGTATACGGTCCGCAATGCCCGACAGGCGCGGCTGCTGCTCGACCGGGATCCCGATGCCATGTTCTCGGCCTGGTGCAAGAACCTCTCCGAATACCGCGCCTATCAAGAGGCGGAAATCCCTGCCTCGCAGATGATGGCCTACGTCGGCACGATGATGCTCGCGGATCAGCAGCCTCTTTACGATTCGCTGCACCGGCAGGGCGTCATGTGCATGATCTCCGTGGCTCCGACCCACGACCGCCGCGCTGCGGAGGCTCAGAAACGGGGCGGTTACGAACTCGAACTCGGATCCGGCTGCGATGTCATCGAGACCGACTACCCCTATCTGTTCCTGGGACTGAACACCGAACGCCGCTGA